From Hylaeus volcanicus isolate JK05 chromosome 2, UHH_iyHylVolc1.0_haploid, whole genome shotgun sequence, the proteins below share one genomic window:
- the LOC128884752 gene encoding uncharacterized protein LOC128884752 isoform X2, protein MFLRRLFRKKCQEYKCENPFNTDVDFELLPLRQKVEILRALCDFRLDAEDVEQSLSNLDSDSLRVEPLGHDRKNSAYWYFYGTRLYREDYVDTSDSISHKQKSKPRDKKRKRRRSRVAKEEEEEEEKKEDGLIQEEGKESVWQVVCFTQQDWSRLVEKFRDSEYDTERKLYRTLSEDFMPEIPKLFDLKEKQQRRKLLQRNSSRVLRSHEPATQMETVMVRSKIKTKTNKGSKKGTQNSKNVYVKEETPPPLSLPPVQKKGRQTNNSLASAVGQIVIHTRDEVEGLEKKKGVGSNSDGNYVASNYGYKFGYSFGIEEEERRVGMHKVLESLKDHVDAWPFIDPVDEEYAPRYYSVVRKPMDLSTMEEKLDGGLYKNLNDFKRDFALIVDNCRQYNGSDNEYTEMAVNLKDAFDKAVNRYLESETSSDEDASSPKPFIATPASPSCPSRVSSPHQNRKRSKKSTKKSKSYKSESKGKSKVNDKNEEEEKRGKNYKLPKKKRVKKKSKRAKDEESVNEEEQEEQESEDAVSESSIVTSKRRKHIDANNLLLKTKKLSSKESEELKKMNKKISKERHQKKEADNVRPIKESKENKKRKEDFEEDYEPLVIAKSKSRKIEKKELEETEILTNNAKKSKAKKVESQEDEAEPDDTEKTQHIKVKKSRKKEKGALKVSKPDEKYEKSRAKDKEKKSKQKNDELKNGEISSEIDSKDLDLESDLDSKKTHTSKKIAAFIGDKDIESLDGLKDKISERRREEKLKNEKEKQKKPAKSDLHNVYSKKVPSNGSTFHDSDKASARRPKLKKGMKEDKVPTTEDAVKTQDQEPTETKKVKVASTKHTKGFGKEESSIQALNQATEQTLHDINKWLDDAPKLSEFSSGSDSPIFHSSVESGRSGPKVEAPRKRPSSIKIFGPHGPTRPKKIQRTIDRLQPGKSKGNLLLKKPLNLPSVNANETAVNQSASDTDQANKNADEEPKLSLGTVLKNVDSIQLICKSLVSSPNPNFSNDDEEEDHNALPVAPVPSSKEEKSSTGKPTTQTPTVAEESKDSQSSVKETQKPKAATPNLSAWFKAFGAPKSKKKDEESEDGAAKKDGELPEVFCGRQRRMSTGGSSVSESVSSFSQESPPGRAGRSPQGQPVMASVEPQIRGAGFYQDALSTGSSPYNSPYYATPPRYSAQLPPTPSPQNHPLSPAYPSSSYEQAPLFSQIPAQQSHTTFQKSPQESSGEVYHQLSPTFPQRSPQASFPPNSTPPETFNQQLQPAAIQNPSPVYSQHSPQPIQQVFPQPSPQPPPTNYSQPSPQQPPTPKYSQLSPQQNATNYSQPSPQASSYSQASPQQPHSPYSQPSPQPPPTYSQPSPQQQHSPYAQSPQQSSSYSQLSPQPPATYSQPSPQAPAVFPQQSQPSNYSHPSPQTHSANYSQPSPQPLTVYSQPSPQPRNYSQPSPQQQIQPFPQHSPQPPATFSQPSPQNASYSQPSPQPPVNYSQPSPQQSVNYSHSIHSPQTPQNYSQLSPQQAPPTNYSQPSPTPQQSRNFSQPSPSPQQSRSLSQPSPSPQQSRNFSQSSPQQKSVCASQASQQSSSYSQPSPQQSTNYTPQPQPSKGTEDLSQSTAAASPAAANYAQGFKQNSYIQSPTPSISEAEHRTEYLKSAASTAEKTPTGDQQRNFAVGTEASLNLNANHQIYQSTNQYSAFGNNYPNIDLQRSVSRQEQPQQQQQTQEQRSSFAELTESLNAQKYVQQRSFLGKTSAAGEQLSTQDQSQILAFQQNLTAHEQLYPSGFQASGYSMPNSRPVYPSPHYFDAGSKTATGGAANSSASNLPPVKKRIYNESPNEATRTINQEPTGRTGQEQFSFDPIMGLPQPDTVSASQFDAAFVGNLTDPVATNNAYARLGLGLVGRASKEQQQLLTIPRPPATKSEHLAYSRSPAPGAAELDLNILQSLQTAAKNTQGILSMSRRGGDTLATGSTAAPTKTRKSRKSKQQQQQEQQNVANVSSAVSTDTQSTGIPGFSQYTGTSADSISLKNTGMVPPAGSAFNFAASTSTTTSSAFYDKDATAAAFAFLDEFRNPNRYYSMALRQQQQQQQPQHPPVTDAAQQACNKLSNQPPRNYPPHPFLHSAQRSAAYGPPVSAYVTPHGPNLTMDPTAYQQYIHSLYALQPPPHHHRPSWL, encoded by the exons ATGTTTCTCCGTAGACTGTTTCGTAAGAAATGTCAG GAATACAAATGCGAGAATCCttttaatacagatgtagaTTTCGAGTTGTTACCTCTTCGGCAgaaagtagaaatattaagAGCTCTCTGCGACTTCAGGCTTGACGCTGAAGACGTG GAGCAATCATTAAGTAATTTGGACTCGGATAGTCTGCGAGTCGAACCTTTAGGACATGATCGTAAGAATTCTGCCTATTGGTACTTCTACGGCACTCGATTATATAGGGAGGACTACGTCGATACTTCTGACAGCATCTCACACAAACAGAAAAGTAAACCTAGGGATAAAAAGCGCAAAAGACGACGAAGCAGAGTGGCtaaggaggaagaggaagaggaggagaagAAGGAAGACGGTTTAATACAGGAGGAAGGGAAAGAAAGTGTTTGGCAAGTTGTCTGCTTCACTCAGCAGGACTGGAGTCGTTTAGTTGAGAAATTTCGCGATTCG GAGTACGATACCGAACGTAAACTCTACCGTACTCTATCCGAGGATTTCATGCCGGAAATACCGAAGCTTTTTGATTTGAAGGAGAAGCAACAACGGCGCAAGTTGTTGCAACGTAACAGTTCCCGTGTTCTTCGAAGTCACGAGCCCGCGACACAGATGGAAACAGTCATGGTTAGATCGAAGATCAAAACTAAAACAAACAAAGGGAGCAAAAAGGGGACTCAGAACTCGAAGAATGTTTACGTTAAAGAGGAAACACCTCCGCCCTTGTCTTTGCCGCCCGTTCAAAAGAAAGGACGGCAGACTAACAATTCGTTGGCTTCTGCCGTTGGCCAGATCGTGATTCACACCAGGGACGAAGTGGAAGGattagagaaaaagaaaggcgTCGGAAGTAACAGTGACGGGAATTACGTTGCTTCTAATTATGGGTATAAATTCGGATATTCGTTTGGAATCGAGGAAGAAGAGCGTCGCGTTGGGATGCATAAGGTTCTCGAAAGTCTCAAGGATCACGTGGATGCCTGGCCATTCATTGATCCTGTGGACGAAGAATATGCACCAAG ATACTATAGCGTGGTACGGAAACCTATGGATCTTAGTACGATGGAGGAGAAACTCGACGGTGGTTTATACaagaatttaaatgattttaaacgTGATTTTGCTCTTATAGTGGATAATTGTAGGCAATACAATGGTTCCGACAATG AGTACACAGAAATGGCAGTGAATCTTAAAGATGCATTCGACAAAGCTGTGAATCGCTATTTGGAATCGGAAACATCCAGCGACGAGGATGCTTCGTCGCCGAAACCGTTCATCGCCACGCCCGCGTCTCCGTCGTGTCCTTCTCGAGTTTCGTCCCCGCACCAGAATCGTAAACGTTCGAAAAAGTCTAcgaaaaaatcgaaatcgTACAAATCCGAGAGCAAAGGAAAGTCCAAAGTGAACGATaagaacgaagaagaggagaaaCGGGGGAAGAATTACAAACttccgaagaagaagagggtGAAGAAAAAGAGTAAACGAGCGAAGGACGAAGAATCGGTGAACGAAGAAGAACAGGAAGAGCAAGAGAGCGAGGACGCCGTGTCCGAGTCGAGTATCGTGACTTCGAAGAGAAGGAAGCATATCGACGCGAACAATTTATTGTTGAAAACCAAAAAGCTGTCATCCAAAGAATCGGAGGAGTTGAAGAAGATGAACAAGAAGATTAGTAAGGAACGTCATCAGAAGAAGGAAGCGGATAACGTGCGGCCGATAAAAGAATCAAAAGAGAACAAAAAGCGGAAAGAGGACTTCGAGGAGGATTACGAGCCCCTAGTCATCGCGAAAAGTAAAAGTAGGAAGATCGAGAAGAAAGAGCTCGAGGAGACCGAGATACTTACGAATAACGCCAAGAAAAGTAAAGCGAAAAAGGTCGAATCTCAGGAGGACGAGGCGGAGCCGGATGACACGGAGAAAACTCAGCATATCAAAGTTAAGAAGAGTCGGAAAAAGGAGAAGGGGGCCTTGAAGGTTTCGAAGCCTGACGAGAAGTACGAGAAAAGTCGAGCGAAggacaaagagaaaaaatcaaaacagaAAAACGACGAACTGAAAAACGGGGAGATATCGAGCGAAATAGATTCCAAAGACTTAGATCTAGAAAGCGATTTAGATTCGAAGAAAACTCATACGTCTAAGAAAATTGCCGCTTTTATAGGTGACAAGGATATAGAATCCTTGGACGGTTTAAAGGATAAGATTAGCGAAAGGCGACGGGAGGAGAAGCTGAAgaatgaaaaagagaaacagaagAAACCGGCGAAAAGCGATCTTCACAATGTGTATTCAAAAAAAGTGCCTTCAAACGGTAGTACCTTTCACGACAGCGATAAAGCCAGCGCAAGACGACCAAAGTTAAAAAagggaatgaaagaagataaagTTCCTACCACGGAGGATGCGGTGAAAACCCAAGACCAAGAACCAACTGAAACAAAGAAAGTAAAAGTGGCTTCGACCAAGCATACCAAAGGATTTGGGAAGGAGGAAAGCTCGATACAAGCATTGAATCAAGCGACGGAGCAAACACTCCat GACATCAACAAATGGCTAGATGACGCACCAAAGCTTTCCGAATTTTCTTCCGGGAGCGATTCTCCGATATTTCATTCTTCCGTTGAGTCTGGTCGGTCGGGACCAAAGGTAGAAGCACCGAGAAAACGACCAAGTTCTATTAAAATCTTTGGCCCTCACGGACCCACCAGACCAAAAAAGATACAACGTACGATCGATCGTTTGCAGCCTGGTAAAAGCAAGGGGAACTTGCTTTTGAAAAAACCGCTCAACTTACCGAGCGTTAACGCTAACGAGACAGCTGTTAACCAGTCGGCGAGCGACACCGATCAGGCGAACAAGAACGCCGACGAGGAACCAAAACTTAGTTTAGGAACTGTGTTGAAGAACGTAGACTCCATTCAGTTGATTTGCAAGAGCTTAGTCTCCTCGCCGAATCCGAATTTTTCGAACGACGACGAGGAAGAGGACCACAACGCTCTCCCCGTGGCACCTGTGCCTAGctcgaaagaagagaaatcgTCGACCGGAAAACCGACGACGCAGACGCCAACGGTGGCAGAGGAATCTAAAGACAGCCAATCCAGCGTAAAAGAGACTCAGAAGCCTAAAGCTGCGACGCCGAACTTGAGCGCCTGGTTCAAAGCGTTCGGGGCACCGAAATCGAAGAAGAAGGACGAGGAATCGGAGGACGGCGCGGCTAAGAAAGACGGCGAATTGCCAGAGGTGTTCTGCGGCAGACAGAGAAGAATGAGCACCGGCGGTAGCAGCGTGAGCGAATCCGTTTCCAGTTTCTCTCAAGAATCGCCACCTGGACGGGCGGGTCGATCTCCACAGGGACAGCCCGTGATGGCCTCGGTCGAGCCGCAAATTAGAGGAGCCGGATTCTATCAGGACGCCCTGTCGACGGGAAGTAGTCCTTACAACAGTCCTTACTACGCCACACCTCCTAGATACAGTGCCCAATTGCCGCCCACTCCGTCTCCGCAAAATCATCCGCTGTCCCCGGCTTATCCGTCGTCCTCTTACGAACAAGCGCCTCTCTTTTCCCAGATACCGGCTCAGCAATCCCATACAACGTTTCAGAAGTCCCCGCAGGAGAGTTCCGGTGAAGTGTATCACCAATTATCGCCCACGTTCCCGCAGCGTTCCCCTCAGGCCAGCTTTCCTCCGAATTCGACTCCGCCAGAGACCTTCAATCAACAATTGCAACCCGCCGCTATTCAGAATCCGTCTCCGGTCTATTCGCAACACTCTCCGCAACCGATCCAGCAGGTGTTTCCTCAGCCTTCCCCGCAACCGCCACCCACGAATTACTCGCAACCGTCGCCACAGCAACCTCCTACCCCGAAATACTCGCAACTCTCTCCGCAACAAAACGCAACCAATTACTCCCAGCCTTCTCCTCAAGCCTCTAGTTACTCTCAAGCGTCGCCTCAGCAACCACACTCCCCGTACTCTCAGCCGTCCCCTCAGCCACCGCCCACCTATTCCCAGCCGTCTCCCCAACAGCAACACTCTCCTTACGCCCAGTCGCCGCAGCAATCGTCCAGTTACTCTCAGCTATCCCCGCAACCGCCAGCAACCTACTCTCAGCCATCCCCTCAGGCCCCGGCCGTATTTCCGCAACAATCTCAACCATCGAACTACTCCCATCCATCTCCGCAGACCCATTCCGCCAACTACTCGCAGCCGTCGCCTCAACCTCTCACCGTGTACTCGCAGCCGTCGCCTCAACCACGGAATTACTCTCAGCCGTCGCCCCAGCAACAGATTCAGCCCTTTCCCCAGCATTCCCCTCAGCCACCCGCCACGTTCTCTCAACCCTCGCCTCAGAACGCGTCCTATTCCCAACCGTCGCCGCAGCCGCCAGTCAATTACTCTCAACCATCCCCTCAGCAGTCCGTCAATTATTCCCACTCGATCCACTCGCCTCAAACCCCTCAGAATTACTCTCAGCTCTCCCCTCAGCAAGCACCACCCACCAACTACTCCCAACCGTCTCCCACGCCTCAACAGTCCCGCAACTTCTCTCAACCGTCACCGTCGCCTCAACAGTCTCGCAGCTTGTCACAGCCGTCCCCGTCGCCTCAACAGTCTCGCAACTTCTCTCAATCGTCGCCTCAACAGAAATCCGTCTGCGCCTCGCAAGCATCGCAACAGTCCTCGAGCTACTCGCAGCCATCCCCGCAACAGAGTACAAACTACACGCCGCAACCGCAGCCGTCTAAAGGCACGGAGGATCTGTCACAGAGCACGGCCGCAGCCTCGCCGGCTGCCGCGAACTACGCCCAAGGATTCAAGCAGAATTCCTACATCCAATCGCCAACCCCGTCCATCAGCGAGGCAGAGCATCGAACGGAGTATCTCAAGTCCGCCGCCAGCACCGCCGAGAAGACCCCGACCGGGGACCAGCAACGAAACTTCGCCGTGGGAACGGAGGCGTCGTTGAACCTGAACGCCAACCATCAGATCTATCAATCCACTAATCAGTATTCGGCGTTCGGGAACAATTACCCCAACATCGACCTGCAGAGGTCCGTCTCGCGCCAGGAACAAccgcaacagcagcaacagaCCCAGGAGCAACGTTCCAGCTTCGCGGAGCTGACGGAGTCCCTGAACGCGCAGAAGTACGTTCAGCAGCGTTCGTTCCTCGGGAAGACGTCCGCCGCCGGCGAGCAGCTGTCGACGCAGGACCAGTCGCAGATACTAGCATTCCAGCAGAATCTGACGGCCCACGAGCAGCTCTATCCGAGCGGTTTTCAAGCGTCCGGGTACTCTATGCCGAATTCCAGACCCGTGTATCCCAGCCCGCATTACTTCGACGCCGGCTCGAAGACCGCCACTGGCGGAGCTGCTAACAGTTCGGCCAGTAACCTGCCTCCCGTTAAGAAACGCATATACAACGAGTCGCCCAACGAGGCGACTCGTACCATAAACCAAGAGCCTACAGGTAGAACAGGTCAGGAGCAGTTCAGTTTCGATCCGATAATGGGCTTGCCTCAACCCGACACTGTTTCAGCCAGTCAATTCGACGCCGCGTTCGTTGGGAACTTGACCGATCCCGTGGCCACGAATAACGCTTACGCACGTTTGGGTCTGGGTCTGGTGGGTCGCGCGAGCAAAGAGCAACAGCAGCTGCTGACCATCCCTCGACCGCCCGCGACCAAGTCCGAACATTTAGCGTACTCGAGGAGTCCAGCGCCAGGTGCCGCCGAGCTGGACCTCAATATTCTACAGAGCTTGCAAACAGCGGCCAAGAACACGCAGGGTATACTGTCCATGTCTCGCAGAGGCGGGGACACCTTGGCCACCGGTTCCACGGCCGCGCCGACGAAGACGAGGAAGAGCAGGAAGAGCaaacagcagcagcaacaggaGCAGCAGAACGTCGCGAACGTTTCGTCCGCGGTCAGCACCGATACCCAATCGACCGGTATACCTGGCTTCTCGCAGTATACAGGGACATCCGCGGACTCGATCAGTCTGAAGAACACCGGCATGGTCCCACCAGCTGGAAGTGCCTTCAATTTCGCCGCGTCGACCAGTACCACCACCAGCTCAGCCTTCTACGACAAGGACGCGACAGCTGCGGCGTTCGCGTTCTTGGACGAGTTTCGAAATCCAAACCGATACTACAGCATGGCCCTGAggcagcaacaacagcaacagcagccCCAACACCCGCCTGTGACGGACGCAGCTCAGCAAGCCTGCAACAAGCTCAGCAACCAACCGCCGAGAAACTATCCGCCTCATCCTTTTCTTCATTCCGCTCAGAGATCGGCGGCGTACGGTCCGCCAGTGTCCGCGTACGTCACGCCTCATGGACCGAACCTAACGATGGACCCAACCGCGTACCAACAGTACATTCATTCCCTCTACGCTCTTCAACCGCCGCCGCATCATCATCGACCGTCCTGGCTTTAG